In the genome of Neofelis nebulosa isolate mNeoNeb1 chromosome 6, mNeoNeb1.pri, whole genome shotgun sequence, one region contains:
- the PTK7 gene encoding inactive tyrosine-protein kinase 7 — MGAARGTPSSLRRLPLLSVLLLPLLGGAEAAIVFIKEPSSQDALQGRRALLRCEVETPGPVHVYWLLDGAPVQDTERRFAQGSSLSFAAVDRLQDSGAFQCVARDNATGEEARSANASFNIKWIETGPVVLKHPASEAEIQPQTQVTLRCHIDGHPRPTYQWFRDGSPLSDGQSNHTVSSKERNLTLRPASPEHSGIYSCCAQNAFGQTCSSQNFTLSIADESFARVVLAPRDMVVARNEEAMFHCQFSAQPPPSLQWVFEDETPITNRSRPPHLRRATVFANGSLLLTQVRPRNAGVYRCIGQGQRGPPVVLEATLHLAEIEDMPPFEPRVFTAGSEERVACLPPQGLPEPSVWWEHAGVRLPTRGRVFQEGHELVFASTTESDAGVYTCHAANLAGQRRQDVNITVATVPTWLKKPQDSQLEEGKPGYLHCLTQATPKPTVVWYRNQMLISEDSRFEVSKNGTLRINSVEVYDGTWYRCVSSTPAGSVEAQARVQVLEKLKFTPPPRPQQCMEFDKEATVPCSATGREKPTIKWIRADGSSLPEWVTDNAGTLHFSRVTRDDAGNYTCIASNGLQGQIRAHVQLTVAVFITFKVEPERTTVYQGHTALLRCEAQGDPKPLIQWKGKDRILDPTKLGPRMHIFQNGSLVIHDVAPEDSGRYTCIAGNSCNIKHTEAPLYVVDKPVLEESEGLGSPPPYKMIQTIGLSVGAAVAYIIAVLGLMFYCKKRCKAKRLQKQPEGEEPEMECLNGGPLQNGQPSAEIQEEVALTSLGSGPAATSKRHSTSDKMHFPRTSLQPITTLGKSEFGEVFLAKAQGLEEGVAETLVLVKSLQSRDEQQQLDFRREFEMFGKLNHANVVRLLGLCREAEPHYMVLEYVDLGDLKQFLRISQSKDEKLKSQPLSTKQKVSLCTQVALGMEHLSNNRFVHKDLAARNCLVSAQRQVKVSALGLSKDVYNSEYYHFRQAWVPLRWMSPEAILEGDFSTKSDVWAFGVLMWEVFTHGEMPHGGQADDEVLADLQAGKARLPQPEGCPSKLYRLMQRCWALSPKDRPSFSEIANTLGDNPADSKP; from the exons GTGCCGAGGCAGCCATCGTCTTCATCAAGGAGCCTTCCTCCCAGGATGCACTGCAGGGGCGCCGGGCACTGCTCCGCTGTGAAGTCGAGACCCCAGGCCCAGTACACGTGTACTGGCTGCTGGATGGGGCCCCTGTCCAAGACACTGAGAGGCGTTTTGCCCAAGGCAGCAGCTTGAGCTTTGCAGCTGTGGACCGGCTGCAGGACTCTGGAGCCTTCCAGTGTGTGGCTCGGGATAATGCCACTGGAGAGGAGGCCCGCAGTGCCAACGCCTCCTTCAACATCAAAT GGATTGAGACTGGTCCCGTGGTCCTGAAACATCCAGCCTCAGAAGCTGAGATCCAGCCACAGACCCAGGTCACACTGCGTTGTCACATTGATGGGCATCCTCG GCCTACCTACCAGTGGTTCCGAGATGGGAGCCCCCTCTCTGATGGTCAGAGCAATCACACGGTCAGCAGCAAGGAGCGAAACCTGACCCTCCGGCCGGCCAGCCCTGAGCATAGTGGCATCTACTCCTGCTGTGCCCAAAATGCCTTTGGCCAGACCTGCAGCAGCCAGAACTTCACCTTGAGCATTGCTG ACGAGAGCTTTGCCAGGGTAGTGCTGGCGCCTCGGGACATGGTAGTGGCGAGGAATGAAGAGGCCATGTTCCACTGTCAGTTCTCAGCCCAGCCACCCCCTAGCCTGCAGTGGGTCTTTGAAGATGAGACTCCTATCACTAACCGCAGTCG TCCCCCACACCTCCGCAGAGCCACGGTGTTTGCCAACGGGTCCCTGCTGCTGACCCAGGTCCGGCCCCGCAATGCAGGGGTCTACCGCTGCATTGGCCAGGGGCAGAGGGGCCCTCCTGTCGTCCTTGAGGCCACGCTTCACCTGGCAG AGATTGAAGACATGCCACCATTTGAGCCACGGGTGTTCACAGCTGGCAGCGAGGAGCGTGTGGCCTGCTTGCCCCCCCAGGGTCTGCCAGAGCCCAGTGTGTGGTGGGAGCATGCAGGAGTCCGGCTACCCACCCGTGGCAGGGTCTTCCAGGAGGGCCATGAGCTGGTGTTTGCCAGTACCACGGAGAGTGATGCTGGTGTCTACACCTGCCACGCAGCCAACCTGGCCGGGCAGCGGCGACAGGATGTCAACATCACTGTGGCCA CTGTGCCCACATGGCTGAAGAAGCCCCAAGACAGCCAGCTGGAGGAGGGTAAGCCAGGGTATTTGCATTGCCTGACCCAGGCCACACCAAAACCCACAGTCGTCTGGTACAGAAACCAGATGCTCATCTCAGAG GACTCGCGGTTTGAAGTCTCCAAGAACGGGACCCTGCGTATTAACAGCGTGGAGGTGTACGATGGAACGTGGTACCGCTGTGTGAGCAGCACCCCAGCCGGCAGCGTCGAGGCCCAAGCCCGTGTGCAAGTGCTGG AAAAACTCAAGTTCACACCACCACCCCGGCCGCAGCAGTGCATGGAGTTTGACAAGGAGGCCACGGTGCCCTGCTCAGCCACAGGCCGAGAAAAGCCCACTATTAAATGGATACGGGCAG ATGGAAGCAGCCTCCCGGAGTGGGTGACAGACAATGCAGGCACCTTGCACTTCTCCAGGGTGACCCGTGATGACGCCGGCAACTACACTTGCATCGCCTCCAATGGGCTGCAGGGCCAGATCCGTGCCCATGTCCAGCTTACTGTGGCAG TTTTCATCACCTTCAAGGTGGAACCAGAGCGCACGACTGTGTACCAGGGCCACACAGCCCTGCTACGGTGTGAGGCCCAAGGAGACCCCAAGCCACTCATCCAGTGGAAGGGCAAAGACCGCATCCTGGATCCCACCAAGCTGGGACCTAG AATGCACATCTTCCAGAATGGCTCCCTGGTGATCCATGACGTGGCCCCTGAGGACTCAGGCCGCTACACCTGCATCGCAGGCAACAGCTGCAACATCAAACACACGGAGGCTCCCCTCTATGTTGTGG ACAAGCCGGTGCTGGAGGAGTCAGAGGGCCTGGGCAGCCCTCCCCCGTACAAGATGATCCAGACCATCGGGCTGTCCGTGGGTGCTGCTGTGGCCTACATCATTGCCGTGCTGGGTCTCATGTTCTACTGCAAGAAGCGTTGCAAGGCCAAGCGCCTTCAGAAGCAGCCCGAGGGCGAGGAGCCCGAGATGGAGTGCCTCAATG GTGGGCCTTTGCAGAATGGGCAGCCCTCAGCGGAGATCCAAGAGGAAGTGGCCTTGACTAGCTTGGGCTCTGGCCCTGCGGCCACCAGCAAACGCCATAGCACCAGTGATAAGATGCACTTCCCGAGGACGAGCCTACAGCCCATCACCACACTGG GGAAAAGTGAGTTTGGAGAGGTGTTCCTGGCCAAGGCCCAGGGCTTGGAGGAGGGGGTGGCGGAGACCCTGGTGCTTGTGAAGAGCCTGCAGAGCCGGGACGAGCAGCAGCAGCTGGACTTCCGGAGGGAGTTCGAGATGTTTGGGAAGCTGAACCATGCCAATGTGGTGCGGCTCCTGGGGCTGTGCCGGGAGGCCGAACCCCACTACATGGTGCTGGAGTACGTGGACCTG GGAGACCTCAAACAATTCCTGAGGATTTCCCAGAGCAAGGATGAAAAACTGAAGTCACAGCCCCTCAGCACTAAGCAGAAG GTGTCACTGtgcacccaggtggccctgggcaTGGAGCACCTGTCCAACAATCGCTTTGTGCACAAGGACCTGGCCGCTCGGAACTGCCTGGTCAGTGCCCAGAGACAGGTGAAGGTGTCGGCCCTGGGACTCAGCAAGGATGTGTACAACAG TGAGTACTACCACTTCCGCCAGGCCTGGGTGCCGCTGCGTTGGATGTCCCCCGAGGCCATCCTGGAGGGCGATTTCTCCACGAAGTCTGACGTTTGGGCCTTTGGCGTGCTGATGTGGGAAGTGTTCACCCATGGAGAGATGCCCCATGGTGGACAGGCAGATGATGAAGTGCTGGCAG ACTTGCAGGCTGGGAAGGCGAGACTCCCTCAGCCTGAGGGCTGCCCTTCCAAGCTCTATCGGCTGATGCAGCGCTGCTGGGCCCTCAGCCCCAAGGACCGGCCCTCCTTCAGTGAGATCGCCAACACCTTGGGAGACAACCCGGCAGACAGCAAGCCTTGA